A single window of Leishmania panamensis strain MHOM/PA/94/PSC-1 chromosome 35 sequence DNA harbors:
- a CDS encoding hypothetical protein (TriTrypDB/GeneDB-style sysID: LpmP.35.4680), with the protein MPTQASSQTMDREQLASVMRKLVTDADDFFAQQQKTLQLSYAELNSRIEQLRMHVQQQQLQLNPMHSANGGYSNVNPSLFPTVHSFPNADVLGMPVSKAGMIGGVTTTPHAANAMNATPLRSNTGAAVRSMISGLNGPNGALGVSEAMPENARSNGSLGGYLSSALNGSTVAAAGPGSLRSYMADTVTSPKKQLALSQPTNKSSSMLPPHMAGGLSAISTTDDSINGEFFSTAPTNNNLSHNNSLMASPQAVQKLSLVELIERFNMSSAPANTTNSSSFNFDSLYEQLTGGCGPEDLPQSPINYTDSAPNLFPTSQTGNAQMFPCDLHHDNGGDQLPDANGLGGGVMAKNSIPIDTLRALHDQHLTTSMRVAYERGRPKVLKIPGGAADTPGKLGIDPHSNCEVLVEFKRKRVLQYESHEYVAPGSYVIVGGDRGEDLGLVVYVWCEVAQEGSGHVHAVSGADTLDRSVADIRKRKVIGVGLTDSILPRSMGVGNGTVLRLASETDVQQLIGTQAELERRAIDVCAQLVLDHSLPMVIIDAEYQFDKKKLTFFYEAQQRMDFRELVRHLYKTFRARIWMELVDT; encoded by the coding sequence aTGCCGACACAAGCCTCTAGTCAAACTATGGATCGAGAGCAGCTAGCGAGTGTGATGCGCAAGCTGGTCACCGATGCCGACGATTTTTTtgcccagcagcagaaaaCGCTCCAGCTTTCCTATGCTGAACTGAACAGCCGCATTGAGCAGCTGCGTAtgcatgtgcagcagcagcaactgcagctCAATCCGATGCACTCGGCCAACGGCGGATACAGCAACGTGAACCCGTCTCTGTTTCCAACGGTGCACAGCTTCCCGAATGCAGATGTGCTAGGGATGCCCGTATCGAAGGCCGGCATGATCGGCGGTGTCACGACGACACCGCATGCCGCCAATGCTATGAACGCCACACCACTGCGATCGAAtaccggcgctgccgtccgCTCAATGATAAGCGGCCTCAACGGACCCAACGGTGCTCTGGGCGTGAGTGAGGCAATGCCAGAGAACGCGCGCTCGAACGGCTCGCTTGGAGGCTACCTGAGCAGCGCCCTCAACGGCAGcactgtggcggcagcgggtcCTGGGTCACTGCGCTCCTACATGGCGGATACCGTGACATCACCGAAGAAGCAGCTGGCTCTCTCGCAGCCGACGAACAAGAGCTCTAGCATGCTACCGCCGCACATGGCAGGAGGGTTGAGCGCTATATCCACAACAGATGACTCTATTAACGGCGAGTTTTTCTCAACCGCACCGACCAACAACAACCTGAGCCACAACAACTCCTTGATGGCGTCTCCGCAAGCTGTGCAAAAGCTTTCGCTGGTGGAACTAATTGAACGCTTCAACATGTCGTCCGCCCCAGCAAACACGACCAATTCCTCTTCCTTCAACTTCGACTCGCTCTATGAGCAACTTACGGGTGGCTGTGGCCCAGAGGATTTGCCGCAGAGTCCCATCAACTACACAGACAGCGCACCGAACTTGTTCCCCACTAGCCAGACAGGTAACGCTCAGATGTTCCCATGCGACCTTCATCACGACAACGGCGGCGACCAGCTTCCGGACGCGAACggcctcggcggcggtgtgatGGCCAAGAATAGCATCCCTATCGACACGCTACGTGCTTTGCATGATCAGCACTTAACGACGAGCATGCGCGTCGCGTACGAGCGGGGACGGCCGAAGGTCTTGAAGATTCCTGGTGGAGCGGCCGACACGCCTGGGAAGCTTGGGATTGATCCTCACAGCAACTGTGAGGTGCTTGTGGAGTTTAAACGGAAGCGCGTGCTCCAGTACGAATCGCACGAGTACGTTGCGCCTGGCAGCTACGTCATTGTAGGCGGCGACCGCGGCGAGGACCTGGGTCTTGTCGTGTACGTCTGGTGTGAGGTGGCACAGGAGGGAAGTGGCCACGTGCACGCAGTCAGTGGGGCTGATACGTTGGACAGGAGTGTCGCTGACATACGCAAGCGTAAGGTGATCGGGGTGGGCCTCACTGACAGCATACTGCCGCGCAGCATGGGAGTTGGCAACGGCACCGTCTTGCGGCTGGCATCTGAGAcagacgtgcagcagctAATCGGCACCCAGGCAGAGCTGGAGCGTCGCGCGATTGACGTTTGTGCGCAGCTCGTGCTGGATCACTCTTTGCCCATGGTGATTATCGACGCCGAGTACCAGTTTGATAAGAAGAAGCTGACGTTCTTCTACGAGGCTCAACAACGGATGGACTTCCGCGAACTCGTACGTCACCTCTACAAGACATTCCGAGCACGTATTTGGATGGAGTTGGTGGACACGTAA
- a CDS encoding hypothetical protein (TriTrypDB/GeneDB-style sysID: LpmP.35.4710) produces MATAGAITKAAAPKKNTVDYIPSKLGYDTAIPVTILEDRSDFIEKCKPYDIIDGPNPLDDSEVTVATRPRTPTALVPPASEVILSERLIERSSRRRSHSGLKAEKPPATKQEREDEEEQDRAAFIFTRPSRDRWAEERLADHRPYQLVRSSDIETYVQYVLDDVDYDWCEREKVSPESLQRGVTYLEWAYTSSLLKAARPHVTSPKDSGTAASDSVVTRHGEAAHLSSTLSSSHASATVTSNGRCTYSRRQKGKDKTSAGDVPLFLCALCSMPVPVLMSQPWTSAEGCATGGPNSLHERQGEATHSTGAFSSPPIARGDIRIGGRYTGSVSALQPPLPALHSNRGLSDVGAGAPDPSQDVQYKGLRCCDCGVVAHLRCWFFSEPPKRPEAWICDGCTAYARHHRRSACVCCMCSRPGGVLLPYVSSAAKDNSDGVEPKSPHVSPPHALSSSAAALSDMVCHAVCALSIPELSVHFHDTVLRRNGLVDMQMRPYVYALRRVGKPRYAMNCVFCHHGSGRCVQCSHPHCFEAMHASCAAEAHTIDWHIESPFVPTIASFSSASAGPPAGNSTSNGITPPVSPGSSLMSTASWTSCSPYCRKHYGYAIGNSVSSAALGRKAEAEALALDLTGLLTGGDGLTSPVVRKRGRGRPPAAVVKQREAERDLISRLRAYWLERREQRRQSSAQLASEINARLRPIVEASLRPEIVKVSAEKVRLSHFLSLVPEWQWQLVAIVEGELPLPDEEYDDVQKFRKVTHTRHSGNTRSLYDKMCASAVQLDLLCQVAEAMKEQCRLRRTSVELELAALQILSGWK; encoded by the coding sequence ATGGCCACAGCTGGAGCGATCacgaaggcggcagcgccaaagAAGAACACTGTCGACTACATACCTAGCAAGCTGGGCTACGACACAGCTATCCCTGTTACCATACTCGAAGATCGCAGTGACTTCATAGAAAAGTGCAAACCCTACGACATCATTGATGGGCCAAACCCCCTCGATGACTCAGAGGTGACGGTTGCAACGCGGCCCCGCACACCGACAGCCCTTGTGCCGCCAGCGTCAGAGGTTATCCTGTCGGAACGCTTGAttgagcgcagcagccgaagaaGGTCTCACTCGGGGCTAAAGGCAGAGAAGCCTCCCGCCACCaaacaggagagagaggacgaggaagagcaagACAGGGCTGCTTTTATTTTCACTAGACCGTCTCGAGACAGATGGGCAGAGGAGCGCCTTGCGGACCACCGACCGTACCAGCTGGTACGATCGAGCGATATCGAGACGTATGTGCAGTATGTTCTGGATGACGTTGACTATGACTGGTGCGAGCGTGAGAAAGTCTCCCCGGAGAgtctgcagcgcggcgtgaCGTACCTTGAATGGGCGTACACCTCCTCGCTTCTGAAGGCAGCAAGGCCACATGTTACCTCCCCGAAAGACTCAGGTACTGCCGCCAGTGACTCTGTCGTCACCCGACATGGTGAAGCAGCCCACTTGTCGAGCACGCTGTCTTCGTCTCACGCTAGTGCCACTGTGACCAGCAACGGAAGGTGTACCTATTCCAGACGGCAGAAGGGCAAGGACAAGACTAGTGCTGGCGATGTCCCTCTGTTCTTATGCGCGCTGTGCTCCATGCCAGTACCTGTGCTGATGTCGCAGCCGTGGACCTCTGCAGAGGGATGTGCTACAGGCGGGCCCAACTCTCTCCACGAAAGGCAAGGCGAAGCAACCCACTCGACTGGTGCGTTCTCGTCCCCACCGATTGCACGAGGAGACATACGGATCGGGGGCCGTTATACAGGAAGCGTGTCCGCTCTGCAACCGCCATTGCCCGCGTTGCACAGCAACAGGGGGCTCAGTGATGTCGGTGCAGGAGCACCGGACCCCTCACAGGATGTGCAGTATAAAGGacttcgctgctgcgactgcggtgTTGTCGCGCATCTTCGCTGCTGGTTCTTTTCAGAACCACCGAAGCGACCAGAGGCGTGGATATGTGACGGCTGTACCGCTTACGCCCGGCACCACAGGCGcagtgcttgtgtgtgctgcaTGTGCAGCCGCCCCGGTGGAGTGCTTCTGCCTTACGTCTCTTCTGCAGCGAAGGACAATAGTGATGGAGTTGAGCCTAAATCTCCACACGTGTCTCCCCCCCACGCCCTCTcatcgtcagcggcggcgctgtcagACATGGTCTGCCATGCCGTGTGTGCTTTGAGCATACCGGAGTTGTCTGTACACTTCCATGACACCGTGCTGCGTCGCAACGGACTTGTCGATATGCAGATGCGCCCGTACGTGTACGCGCTTCGCCGTGTTGGCAAGCCCAGGTACGCCATGAATTGTGTGTTTTGCCACCACGGAAGTGGTCGGTGTGTCCAGTGTTCGCACCCGCACTGCTTTGAGGCGATGCACGCGTCCTGTGCGGCTGAAGCGCACACCATTGATTGGCATATTGAGTCCCCCTTCGTACCTACGATTGCCAGTTTCAGTAGCGCGAGCGCCGGACCACCAGCTGGTAACTCGACTTCGAATGGCATCACCCCGCCCGTTTCGCCGGGCAGCTCCCTGATGAGCACCGCTAGCTGGACTAGCTGCTCGCCTTACTGTAGGAAGCACTACGGTTACGCCATCGGCAACTCCGTCAGTTCTGCTGCGTTAGGGcgcaaggcggaggcggaggcgttGGCGCTGGACTTGACCGGGCTGCTTACTGGCGGCGATGGGCTCACGTCACCGGTGGTGCGCAAGCGTGGTCGCGGACGgccgccagcggcagtggtAAAGCAACGGGAAGCAGAGCGCGACCTCATTTCAAGGCTTCGCGCCTACTGGCTTGAACGCagggagcagcggcgacagtcGTCGGCCCAGCTCGCCAGCGAAATTAATGCACGCCTGCGGCCGATTGTCGAGGCATCGTTGCGGCCAGAAATCGTCAAGGTTTCGGCAGAGAAGGTTCGGCTTTCTCACTTTCTGAGTCTCGTGCCAGAGTGGCAATGGCAGCTCGTTGCCATCGTCGAAGGCGAGCTTCCACTGCCGGACGAGGAGTACGACGACGTGCAGAAGTTCCGCAAAgtcacccacacacgtcaCTCTGGCAACACGCGGAGTTTGTACGACAAAATGTGCGCATCTGCAGTACAGCTTGACCTACTCTGCCaagtggcggaggcgatgaagGAGCAGTGCAGACTGCGGCGAACGAGCGTCgagctggagctggcggcgcttcAGATTCTCAGCGGGTGGAAGTAG
- a CDS encoding myosin heavy chain kinase a-like protein (TriTrypDB/GeneDB-style sysID: LpmP.35.4670): MGHGGMRVCYEVEDVDEEGAGTPMVAKMFRRNISDVVEKDYFNEGEAQCMCEEFANNFNRIHLTNVNKPNISFLQCYVVRIPRKSIPEAYQNKRTGFFSYKTQDTQEVMFVMEPMLSGRFTKYNSNYGEIYREDKKAALTSTEAKRRTQIFEAAEAFSHFTLVESGGSMLVCDLQGVNDFLTDPQIHTEDGKGLGMGNMGQEGIDKWIEKHDCNEICRALGLQPLSGIVTNSKEPKKAENPYLGLRAKLKRQNPVRLRDLVPLPKPLEEMTDAERIEYALKVSQLTD; the protein is encoded by the coding sequence ATGGGCCACGGTggcatgcgcgtgtgttaCGAAGTAGAGGACGTGGACGAGGAAGGAGCCGGCACACCAATGGTGGCCAAGATGTTTCGCCGCAACATCAGTGATGTGGTGGAGAAGGACTACTTCAACGAGGGCGAGGCGCAGTGCATGTGTGAGGAATTTGCGAACAACTTCAACCGTATTCACCTTACTAATGTTAACAAGCCAAACATCTCTTTCTTGCAGTGCTACGTTGTCCGAATTCCTCGCAAGAGCATCCCGGAGGCGTACCAGAACAAGCGTACAGGATTTTTTTCGTACAAGACTCAGGATACGCAGGAGGTCATGTTCGTGATGGAGCCAATGCTAAGCGGCCGCTTCACCAAGTACAACAGTAACTATGGTGAAATCTACCGGGAGGACAAAAAAGCGGCCCTCACCTCTACAGAAGCGAAGCGACGTACGCAGATCTttgaagcagcagaggcctTCTCGCACTTTACCCTGGTGGAGAGCGGGGGCTCAATGCTCGTGTGCGATCTGCAGGGTGTTAATGACTTCCTGACTGACCCGCAGATTCACACAGAGGATGGCAAGGGACTCGGGATGGGCAACATGGGGCAGGAGGGTATCGACAAGTGGATAGAGAAGCACGACTGTAACGAAATTTGTCGCGCGTTAGGTCTGCAACCACTGAGCGGTATCGTGACCAACTCGAAGGAGCCAAAGAAGGCTGAGAATCCTTATCTAGGATTACGAGCTAAGCTGAAGAGGCAAAATCCCGTTCGTCTGCGCGACTTAGTTCCCCTCCCCAAGCCACTCGAGGAGATGACTGATGCAGAGCGTATCGAGTACGCATTGAAGGTATCACAGCTCACTGATTAG
- a CDS encoding elongation factor-2 kinase efk-1b isoform-like protein (TriTrypDB/GeneDB-style sysID: LpmP.35.4660), with protein sequence MKGESAAKGEPESSETQSKANHGLTNQSNTRGKTASDTAGPTSYSGTMPGQKTYMDVDQASICNDAASLLWKLDAGSSTSNLPITDKASSMKDDDDFIVLSSNKRISAAALVCYVQTNRIGDAAPVIVRGCKYVFDNCTRRWLTHPVTVRVLHHNRGIHQDNYFATFAIELLDTGKPAVPMFARVYRHNIDGVVETDYYSLGQAQALCEEFARDYTRTDARHGYLKFHMPLLTNRVVVRLDLHSVLDPAIRHSRRGFFSYRTQDTRQILFLMEPNTIACETLGVSFASLEVEKGKRYERGDSTWLRDIYSDIAEGFSHFTYVRSRGCMVAHGLVRSNGYLLDPLFHTTDRERFRMGDGGRRAMSKWFERHQCSDTCRALGIFNASEDCKPFKNAPLFVNPLDMEENHYTSYLRSIRQMPAAVRMDTVHFSDEEAEEAVLSTVVGRSDLTSTTNANPLVSNSSAPLKVTCDAVKYVFLPSCDKWMEVPMRLTVCTPTVPVAVNDKYVSFTIEEMQEKGKPVPMRARFIPRRDARDADYYHVGDAYYLCVTLGQAFRKYRSNSVFERELDFYAVYTARVPKENIPDSVMPVMDDSSFFGRTTADSGDVMFLVEPEFQPLIPQHASNTGDMAKDAEGFDDLMLRQIVDAFSHFTLHKSGNYLLVCHLKCEHGLLKEPNINTSNGCGFGTLNGGQVGIDAWARMHKCNDVCKFLGMEPVPRRLKLYDISASQLMRYINLVQAHAMGTGCVFTLASPWCRMSDRMLPAAAATPNNETEGVPARFAAGASPATVGVTSFARPISSNGDEITLRPWVDDNRSPGAATAKKSAAQRRTLTQQELLHLQSKGINTKYIFSATRYNLNIDDLTWTSKRIFVRIVNPERGIGQGGMRVCFEITEVDPVACKEVVMVAKMYRRTIKNVVEKDYFTSVTVQKLSALFAKEFNHERKEDAPLRLNVLEGAVVALDRAVLSPELLAKRTGFFSYRTEDTKRAMFCMETKLAGPFTKYSGNMGEAYPTNECRLSLSAARERTMIFETVEALSHYSLERSGGGLLVCDMQGVKNDLTDLEVHTYDGQGLGVGNLGARGIQKFAVGHRCTSVCRSLGLQKLYNQQRTVTESVRMTNRFVVIFERSKEIANME encoded by the coding sequence ATGAAGGGAGAGTCCGCCGCAAAGGGGGAGCCGGAGTCCTCAGAGACCCAGAGCAAAGCGAACCACGGCTTGACGAACCAATCCAACACACGTGGCAAGACAGCCTCGGACACGGCAGGCCCGACCTCCTACTCCGGCACCATGCCTGGCCAGAAGACCTACATGGATGTTGACCAGGCCAGCATTTGCAACGACGCGGCTTCGCTACTTTGGAAGCTGGATGCAGGCAGCTCGACAAGCAACCTGCCGATCACTGACAAGGCTTCCTCCATGAAAGATGACGACGACTTCATTGTGCTGTCGTCAAATAAGCGTatctctgccgccgcactgGTGTGCTACGTGCAGACAAACAGAATCGGCGATGCCGCTCCAGTGATTGTGCGAGGCTGCAAGTACGTCTTTGACAACTGCACCAGGCGCTGGCTGACCCACCCCGTCACGGTTCGCGTGCTGCATCACAACCGCGGCATCCATCAAGACAACTACTTTGCCACCTTCGCGATAGAGTTGCTGGACACCGGGAAGCCGGCGGTGCCGATGTTTGCAAGGGTGTACCGCCACAATATCGACGGCGTTGTGGAGACCGACTACTACAGCCTTGGGCAGGCACAGGCGCTGTGCGAGGAGTTCGCACGTGACTACACGCGCACTGACGCGCGGCACGGCTACCTGAAATTTCACATGCCGCTTCTCACTAATCGCGTCGTGGTTCGTCTCGACCTACACTCTGTTCTTGACCCGGCAATTCGCCACTCGCGCCGGGGTTTTTTTTCGTACCGCACCCAGGACACGCGGCAGATCCTGTTCTTGATGGAGCCCAACACGATAGCATGCGAGACTCTCGGGGTCTCCTTCGCGTCTCTTGAGGTAGAGAAGGGCAAGCGCTACGAGCGTGGCGACTCGACGTGGTTGCGTGACATCTACAGCGACATTGCAGAGGGCTTCTCACACTTCACCTACGTGAGGAGTCGCGGGTGCATGGTGGCGCATGGCCTCGTGCGCAGCAACGGATATCTGCTAGACCCGCTGTTTCACACGACGGACCGTGAGCGGTTCCGCATGGGCGATGGCGGTAGAAGGGCAATGTCGAAATGGTTCGAGCGGCACCAGTGTAGTGACACCTGCCGCGCCCTCGGCATCTTCAACGCCAGCGAGGACTGCAAACCATTCAAGAacgcccccctctttgtgAACCCACTCGACATGGAGGAGAACCATTACACCAGTTACCTGCGCAGCATTCGTCAAATGCCAGCCGCTGTGCGCATGGACACAGTGCATTTTtcggacgaggaggcggaggaagctGTCTTGAGCACAGTTGTGGGGAGATCGGATTTGACGTCAACAACGAACGCTAATCCGCTCGTGTCCAACTCCTCCGCCCCACTAAAGGTGACCTGTGATGCCGTGAAGTACGTCTTCCTGCCTAGCTGCGACAAGTGGATGGAAGTCCCGATGCGACTTACGGTGTGCACGCCGACAGTACCGGTCGCCGTCAATGACAAATATGTGTCGTTCACGATCGAGGAGATgcaggaaaaggggaagccCGTGCCCATGCGTGCGCGCTTTATTCCACGGCGAGACGCGCGGGATGCGGACTACTACCACGTTGGGGACGCCTACTATCTCTGCGTGACCCTGGGCCAGGCCTTCCGCAAGTACCGCTCGAACAGCGTGTTCGAGCGAGAACTGGATTTCTACGCTGTCTATACAGCCCGCGTGCCGAAGGAAAACATCCCGGACAGCGTGATGCCCGTCATGGACGACTCCAGCTTCTTTGGTCGCACCACCGCGGACTCCGGCGATGTAATGTTCCTGGTAGAGCCCGAGTTTCAGCCTCTCATCCCACAGCATGCGTCGAATACCGGTGACATGGCGAAGGACGCTGAGGGCTTTGACGATCTCATGTTGCGCCAAATTGTCGACGCCTTCTCGCATTTCACTCTGCACAAGTCGGGCAATTATTTGCTGGTGTGCCACCTCAAGTGTGAGCACGGCCTCCTCAAAGAGCCAAACATCAACACCTCTAACGGGTGCGGGTTCGGCACACTTAATGGCGGGCAGGTGGGCATCGACGCCTGGGCGCGGATGCACAAGTGCAACGATGTGTGCAAGTTTCTTGGGATGGAGCCAGTGCCGCGTCGGTTAAAGCTTTACGATATTTCGGCGAGTCAGCTGATGCGTTATATTAATCTGGTGCAGGCGCACGCAATGGGTACAGGCTGCGTGTTCACGCTTGCGTCTCCATGGTGCAGGATGTCGGATAGAATGCtgcctgctgcggctgccactCCTAACAACGAGACCGAGGGGGTGCCCGCGCGTTTTGCTGCCGGTGCGTCACCGGCGACTGTTGGCGTTACCTCCTTTGCGCGGCCAATTTCGTCAAATGGAGATGAAATAACGCTCCGCCCGTGGGTGGATGACAATCGAAGCCCTGGTGCTGCGACcgcgaagaagagcgcagcgcagcgccgcacactGACCCAGCAGGAGCTTCTGCACCTCCAATCGAAGGGAATCAACACCAAGTACATTTTCTCTGCCACACGGTACAATCTCAACATCGATGACCTTACCTGGACCTCCAAGCGCATCTTCGTGCGCATCGTAAACCCGGAGCGTGGCATTGGCCAGGGtggcatgcgtgtgtgcttcgAGATCACCGAGGTAGACCCGGTGGCCTGCAAGGAGGTTGTGATGGTGGCGAAGATGTACCGCCGCACCATCAAGAATGTGGTGGAGAAGGACTACTTTACAAGTGTGACAGTGCAGAAGCTGTCCGCGCTCTTCGCTAAGGAATTCAATcacgagagaaaagaggatgCCCCCTTGCGCTTGAATGTGCTGGAAGGCGCCGTGGTCGCGTTGGACCGCGCCGTCCTGTCGCCGGAACTGCTTGCCAAGCGCACGGGCTTCTTTTCCTACCGCACCGAAGACACGAAGCGGGCGATGTTCTGCATGGAAACGAAGCTTGCGGGTCCCTTTACCAAGTACAGCGGTAACATGGGCGAAGCCTACCCCACGAATGAATGTCGCCTCAGTCTATCCGCGGCACGCGAGCGCACCATGATCTTTGAGACGGTGGAGGCGCTCTCGCACTATTCTCTGGAGAGAAGCGGGGGCGGTTTGCTCGTCTGCGATATGCAGGGTGTCAAGAACGATTTGACTGACCTGGAGGTGCACACGTACGATGGCCAGGGCCTGGGCGTCGGAAACCTCGGAGCCCGCGGCATTCAAAAGTTTGCGGTGGGTCACCGTTGCACCAGTGTCTGCAGGAGTCTCGGCCTCCAGAAACTTTACAatcagcagcgcaccgtgACAGAGTCTGTGAGGATGACGAACCGTTTTGTCGTCATTTTTGAGCGCAGCAAGGAGATCGCCAACATGGAGTAG
- a CDS encoding hypothetical protein (TriTrypDB/GeneDB-style sysID: LpmP.35.4690), with protein MSVAATRVSPFSAGLWVSSKGAEDSALDTAANKKKGVSHGGPQSVGRAAPREEVRCFESEEERLLWKAGRLRLSIETDLIRRQEAVEKAVRHGRRQLMQLQRLLPTMAFLAFRQKCAAWHDRVNLFEELVVHAILKNAVDSAVRSGEATEPGRWRKSNQWPTITNLLQLQLHLCFTVSCCTAVQAIASDQLSCETCAVYRHLAALWADHQERVLTHGFLDRYYTLRDVLHGWGNGWYARARCVDEDDNIRSTPGSPLPSEVSDSCTCPFSLWESLSAVDRLTSYSKMCSRHLTEDVVQSLETLLVTYFEDVWFYVESVISGARK; from the coding sequence ATGTCTGTGGCTGCGACGAGGGTGTCTCCCTTCTCGGCCGGACTGTGGGTTTCCAGTAAAGGTGCTGAGGATTCTGCTTTAGACACCGCCGCCAATAAGAAGAAGGGCGTCTCTCATGGAGGACCTCAATCAGTtggtcgagcagcaccaagGGAAGAGGTCCGATGCTTCGAGTCGGAGGAAGAGCGGCTTCTGTGGAAAGCCGGCCGACTGCGTCTCAGCATCGAAACGGACTTGATCAGACGACAGGAGGCAGTTGAAAAGGCTGTTCGGCACGGTCGTCGGCAACTAATGCAACTACAGCGCCTCTTACCGACTATGGCCTTCCTGGCTTTTCGACAGAAGTGTGCCGCGTGGCATGATCGGGTGAACCTCTTCGAAGAACTTGTGGTGCATGCCATTCTGAAGAACGCTGTGGACAGTGCCGTGCGCAGTGGTGAGGCGACAGAGCCCGGTCGATGGCGGAAGTCGAATCAATGGCCGACCATCACAAATCTTCTGCAGTTGCAGCTCCATTTGTGCTTCAccgtcagctgctgcactgccgtaCAGGCCATTGCTTCAGATCAGTTGAGCTGCGAGACGTGTGCGGTTTATCGGCATCTGGCTGCTTTATGGGCGGATCATCAAGAACGTGTTCTAACACATGGCTTTCTGGATCGCTATTACACATTAAGGGACGTTTTGCATGGCTGGGGAAATGGCTGGTACGCGCGAGCGCGGTGTGTGGACGAAGATGATAACATCAGGTCTACTCCGGGCAGTCCTCTGCCGAGTGAAGTATCCGACTCGTGTACTTgccctttttctttgtgggAGAGTCTCTCTGCTGTGGATCGCCTCACTAGCTACTCGAAAATGTGCTCTCGCCACCTCACCGAGGACGTGGTTCAGTCCTTGGAGACACTGTTGGTCACGTACTTTGAGGACGTGTGGTTCTATGTGGAGTCAGTCATCAGCGGCGCAAGGAAGTAG
- a CDS encoding hypothetical protein (TriTrypDB/GeneDB-style sysID: LpmP.35.4700) → MSDAVVSGQEVLTAAMRKKAPQRAWVDNDDVAVEQETPAFFKDSHVKPAWSFSDTARTDEDKADADEGTTPPCRRASEALSHKRFRNDDLDALLSRKEPLLSSQHDPACSAVPKVLSVLPLPRDSARTIHWHRNGQLAVVGGNHHIYTFHAAGGFVEQLSKVDIKKRVETTALSENGEEVLIAAHEAYVPQLLHIATEQLIPLTFLDTRNTAVHRNGRRDNTRNEFFISKLVCRPKDPVSRGVAIACGSSVTLASLSTGSVLSQITLDSAVIDVTFLSSVELAIAAKNKVLLYDVRKLSRFTRELTNNATHDITTCGFSPSRSGGGRARVMAIGSGSGVVSVFDSAALRSAPSTAASTTAETPPKLLRELKQLVTPISSLSFGEDSQGNSVLAFATRGQKGGFRLARLPDLNVVPSFPAVSTRHGFVQSMAIAPTVPILSVGERQKVTNYAL, encoded by the coding sequence ATGTCTGACGCGGTAGTATCAGGTCAAGAGGTGTTGACTGCCGCCATGCGCAAGAaggcgccgcagcgtgcgtgggtggacAATGACGATGTGGCAGTGGAGCAGGAAACGCCGGCGTTCTTCAAGGACAGTCATGTTAAGCCAGCGTGGTCGTTTAGCGACACCGCGCGCACAGACGAGGACAAGGCCGACGCCGACGAAGGCACAACTCCACCTTGCCGGCGGGCCTCCGAGGCGCTGTCTCACAAGCGCTTCCGCAACGACGACCTTGATGCGTTGTTGTCACGCAAGGAGCCGCTCCTATCATCCCAGCACGATCCCGCTTGCAGTGCTGTACCGAAGGTTCTCTCGgtgctccccctccctcgtgaCTCAGCACGCACGATTCACTGGCATCGCAACGGGCAGCTAGCGGTCGTTGGCGGCAACCATCACATCTACACCTTCCATGCCGCCGGCGGGTTTGTGGAGCAGCTCTCTAAAGTGGACATAAAGAAGCGAGTGGAAACCACGGCGCTCTCCGAaaacggcgaggaggtgcttATTGCGGCACATGAAGCGTACgtaccgcagctgctgcacattgCGACAGAACAGCTGATACCACTGACATTTCTGGACACCCGCAATACTGCCGTGCATCGCAACGGGCGCCGTGACAACACGCGAAATGAGTTCTTCATCTCAAAGCTGGTATGCAGGCCGAAAGACCCCGTGAGTCGCGGTGTGGCGATTGCGTGCGGTTCGTCGGTGACACTCGCCTCGCTCTCCACCGGTAGCGTTCTTAGCCAGATCACGCTGGACTCAGCCGTGATAGATGTTACATTTCTCTCCTCGGTTGAACTCGCCATCGCAGCCAAGAACAAGGTTCTACTGTATGACGTACGCAAGCTTAGCCGCTTCACCCGCGAGCTGACCAACAACGCGACACACGATATCACAACGTGCGGCTTCTCACCCTCCAGGTCAGGTGGGGGGCGGGCACGCGTCATGGCGATCGGTTCTGGAAGCGGTGTGGTGAGCGTCTTCGAcagtgcagcactgcgctcTGCCCCATCGACTGCGGCCTCGACGACGGCAGAAACACCACCGAAGCTACTCCGCgagctgaagcagcttgTGACGCCGATCTCATCTCTGTCCTTCGGCGAAGACAGCCAGGGGAACTCGGTCCTGGCCTTCGCAACACGTGGGCAGAAAGGTGGCTTCCGTCTCGCACGGCTGCCTGACCTGAATGTGGTGCCGTCCTTTCCGGCTGTATCGACGCGGCACGGCTTCGTGCAGAGCATGGCCATTGCTCCGACAGTGCCAATCCTCTCTGTCGGTGAGCGTCAGAAGGTAACTAACTACGCGCTGTAG